One region of Termitidicoccus mucosus genomic DNA includes:
- a CDS encoding glutamate--tRNA ligase, translating to MSNQVRVRFAPSPTGFFHIGSARTALFNWLYARHTGGTFVLRIEDTDHERNSETFLNVIYDSLRWLGMDWDEGPGVGGDYGPYRQSERNDIYRDYIEKLKSTGRLYEKDGALWFRLLGERYETYDEHRKKTVTKVKAAPTVIDDLLRGRVERIEDEDFVVVRSDGTPVFHLVNVIDDIAMKMTHVIRGEDHLSNSSKHVELFNAFGAPVPRYVHIPLILKQNGPGKMSKRDQGALVEEYQNRGYLPEALVNFLCLLGWNPGGDVEKLPIDEIIRRYDIPGLNQSNARFDERKLAHMNMAYLLELPPDKFVAHAKTYFARHNTFPGGLPDEAYLREVLLLCQPKIKGVEDLPAYTAWFFAEDYATDEKARAKILAKGDPKARLAELGAALQTADFSSDTAIEETIKQLAVDKGLGFGDYQAVARLAVSGTNVGPSLTGMFRVLGRERVLARIARFAATL from the coding sequence ATGTCCAACCAAGTCCGCGTCCGTTTCGCACCCAGTCCCACCGGTTTCTTCCACATCGGCAGCGCCCGCACCGCGCTGTTCAACTGGCTCTATGCCCGCCACACCGGCGGCACCTTTGTCCTCCGCATCGAGGATACGGACCACGAGCGCAACAGCGAGACGTTCCTCAACGTCATTTACGACAGCCTGCGCTGGCTCGGCATGGACTGGGACGAGGGCCCCGGCGTCGGCGGAGACTACGGCCCCTACCGCCAGAGCGAACGCAACGACATCTACCGCGACTACATCGAGAAACTGAAAAGCACCGGACGCCTCTACGAGAAGGACGGCGCGCTCTGGTTCAGGCTCCTCGGCGAGCGCTACGAAACCTACGACGAGCACCGCAAGAAAACCGTCACCAAGGTCAAGGCCGCCCCGACTGTCATCGACGACCTTCTGCGCGGACGGGTCGAGCGCATCGAGGACGAGGACTTCGTCGTCGTGCGCTCCGACGGCACGCCCGTGTTCCATCTCGTGAATGTCATCGACGACATCGCGATGAAAATGACCCACGTCATCCGCGGCGAGGATCACCTCTCCAACTCCAGCAAGCACGTCGAGCTGTTCAATGCCTTTGGCGCGCCCGTCCCCCGCTACGTCCACATTCCGCTCATCCTCAAGCAAAACGGCCCCGGCAAGATGTCCAAGCGCGACCAGGGCGCGCTCGTCGAGGAGTATCAGAATCGTGGATACCTGCCCGAGGCGCTGGTCAATTTCCTCTGCCTGCTCGGCTGGAATCCCGGCGGCGACGTGGAAAAGCTCCCCATCGACGAGATCATCCGCCGCTACGACATCCCCGGCCTCAACCAGAGCAACGCCCGCTTCGACGAGCGCAAGCTCGCCCACATGAACATGGCCTACCTGCTGGAACTGCCGCCGGACAAATTCGTCGCGCATGCGAAGACCTATTTCGCCCGCCACAACACCTTCCCCGGCGGCCTGCCCGACGAGGCCTACCTCCGCGAGGTGCTCCTGCTCTGCCAGCCGAAAATCAAGGGCGTGGAAGACCTGCCCGCCTACACCGCCTGGTTTTTCGCCGAGGATTACGCCACCGACGAAAAAGCCCGCGCCAAAATCCTGGCCAAGGGTGACCCCAAGGCCCGCCTCGCCGAACTGGGCGCGGCGCTGCAAACCGCCGATTTTTCCAGCGACACCGCCATCGAGGAGACCATCAAGCAGCTCGCCGTGGACAAAGGACTCGGCTTCGGCGACTATCAAGCCGTCGCGCGCCTGGCGGTTTCCGGCACGAACGTCGGCCCGAGTCTCACCGGCATGTTCCGGGTCCTTGGCCGCGAGCGCGTGCTGGCGCGCATCGCCCGTTTTGCCGCGACCCTGTGA
- the tatC gene encoding twin-arginine translocase subunit TatC, protein MKQPDDFSDEDELDPTEKPMGFFEHLEELRWTLVKCVIVYAVFAIAIGIFLKQFNAALLWPLEWVRHTMPEMKFEMAGRTPTEAFSIVIQLCCLGALLPAMPFFFFFLGQFVGPALTKTEKRMVLPVCFSSLLLFLAGSSFSFFLLVPSTLKISLELNNLLGFDPPIWTPASYYSTLSWLVIGVGVAFEFPLLILLLVYLGFISTATLRKYRRHAIVVIFIVAAIITPTPDPFTQTIFAAPLYALFEIAIFVGGRMEKKRAARLEAGEL, encoded by the coding sequence GTGAAACAACCCGACGATTTTTCAGACGAAGACGAACTCGACCCGACAGAGAAACCGATGGGGTTCTTCGAGCATTTGGAGGAATTGCGCTGGACGCTGGTCAAATGCGTCATCGTGTATGCGGTGTTTGCCATCGCGATCGGCATATTCCTCAAGCAGTTCAACGCCGCGCTGCTCTGGCCGCTGGAGTGGGTGAGGCACACCATGCCGGAGATGAAGTTTGAAATGGCGGGGCGCACGCCGACGGAGGCGTTCAGCATCGTCATCCAGCTTTGCTGCCTCGGCGCGTTGCTGCCGGCGATGCCGTTTTTCTTTTTTTTCCTCGGCCAGTTCGTCGGGCCGGCGCTCACAAAGACGGAGAAACGCATGGTGCTGCCGGTGTGCTTCTCGTCGCTGCTGCTCTTCCTCGCCGGCTCGTCGTTCAGTTTTTTCCTGCTGGTGCCGAGCACACTGAAAATCTCCCTCGAGTTGAACAACCTGCTCGGCTTCGACCCGCCGATTTGGACGCCAGCGAGCTACTACAGCACGCTGAGCTGGCTGGTGATCGGCGTGGGCGTGGCGTTCGAGTTTCCGCTGCTGATTCTGCTCCTGGTTTATCTCGGCTTCATCTCGACGGCGACGCTGCGCAAATACCGGCGTCACGCCATCGTCGTGATTTTCATTGTGGCGGCGATCATCACGCCCACGCCCGACCCGTTTACGCAGACCATTTTCGCTGCGCCGCTTTATGCGCTGTTTGAAATCGCGATCTTTGTCGGCGGCCGGATGGAAAAGAAACGCGCCGCGCGACTGGAGGCGGGGGAGCTCTAG
- a CDS encoding MBL fold metallo-hydrolase has translation MNTRIRSHSAASPAPSLDRRSFLKTSAFAATAFGLFARERLWAQALPLPPAPPPPARPAPAANGSGFVPLRRGAGVFNGRGGTIGWFVSEEALAVIDTQFPDTAAACLKGLPDREGRGLDVVVNTHHHGDHTSGNPVFKPVAKTIVAHENVPALQRAAAARAQPPTLDRQVYADTLFAETWSAALGTETVRARHHGPAHTGGDIIVVLENANVVHMGDLVFNRLYPVIDRPGGASIRGWISVLENAAKAYPSDAIYIFGHANPAFGVTGTRDDLAPMRDYLSALLAHVERQIAAGASREEICALENLPGFRDWHQPAPNRLQGNLGVAYDELTAAG, from the coding sequence ATGAACACACGCATCCGCAGCCATTCCGCGGCGTCCCCGGCGCCCTCGCTCGACCGCCGCTCCTTCCTGAAAACCTCCGCGTTTGCCGCCACCGCATTCGGGCTGTTCGCCCGGGAACGCCTTTGGGCGCAGGCGCTCCCGTTGCCGCCGGCGCCGCCGCCCCCCGCCCGGCCCGCGCCGGCCGCGAACGGCTCCGGTTTTGTCCCGCTGCGGCGAGGCGCGGGGGTGTTCAACGGACGCGGCGGCACCATCGGCTGGTTCGTGTCGGAAGAAGCCCTCGCCGTCATCGACACCCAATTCCCCGATACCGCCGCGGCCTGCCTCAAAGGACTGCCGGACCGGGAGGGACGCGGGCTCGATGTCGTGGTCAACACGCATCACCACGGCGATCACACCTCGGGCAACCCGGTTTTCAAGCCGGTCGCGAAAACCATCGTCGCGCACGAGAATGTCCCCGCGCTCCAGCGCGCCGCCGCCGCGCGCGCCCAGCCGCCGACGCTCGACCGGCAGGTTTACGCCGACACGCTTTTCGCCGAGACATGGAGCGCCGCGCTCGGGACCGAGACGGTGCGCGCCCGCCATCATGGCCCGGCGCACACCGGCGGCGACATCATCGTGGTGCTGGAGAATGCCAATGTCGTGCACATGGGCGACCTTGTCTTCAACCGCCTTTATCCGGTGATCGACCGTCCGGGCGGGGCGAGCATTCGCGGCTGGATCTCGGTGCTGGAAAATGCCGCGAAGGCATATCCGTCGGATGCGATCTACATCTTCGGCCACGCGAATCCGGCCTTTGGCGTGACCGGCACGCGCGACGATCTCGCGCCGATGCGGGATTATCTGTCGGCCCTGCTCGCCCATGTGGAACGACAGATCGCCGCCGGAGCCTCGCGCGAGGAAATCTGCGCGCTGGAAAACCTCCCCGGTTTTCGCGACTGGCACCAGCCCGCGCCGAATCGTTTGCAGGGCAACCTCGGCGTGGCCTACGACGAGTTGACTGCGGCGGGATAG
- a CDS encoding DNA alkylation repair protein, which produces MADDHASDDSDSTKNPALKDTLFDAGRFRTVAREAARLAPRFDANKFLAFSLDGLDRLSLMQRLRRMTEALRATLPQDFRKALGILKKLAPRTGPGFAALVWPDFVAQYGHGRGDFEVSMDALKFFTTFGSSEFAVREFLRRDLRRTLAVMEAWSRDGDEAVRRLASEGCRPRLPWSFRLEALVADPSPVAPILENLRSDPSLYVRKSVGNHLNDITKDHPEWVLRRIAGWPLEDPHTAWIVKRALRTLIKKGDRQALAVVGAGEKPRVRISGFLVEPPSVRLGGRVAFSFRLESAARKAQRLVVDYAVHYVKKGGGTSAKVFKLKEFTLAAGAAAEIAKSQSIQNFTTRTHHPGRHVIDVLVNGERLAGGWFDLLR; this is translated from the coding sequence ATGGCTGACGACCACGCATCCGACGATTCCGATTCGACCAAAAACCCCGCGCTCAAGGACACGCTGTTCGATGCCGGACGATTTCGGACGGTGGCCCGGGAAGCGGCGCGGCTGGCGCCTCGATTCGATGCGAATAAATTCCTCGCCTTTTCCCTGGACGGGCTCGACCGGCTTTCCTTGATGCAGCGATTGCGGCGGATGACGGAGGCGCTGCGCGCGACGCTTCCCCAGGATTTCCGGAAGGCGCTTGGCATTCTGAAAAAACTCGCGCCGAGGACCGGACCGGGATTCGCGGCGCTGGTCTGGCCGGATTTCGTCGCGCAATACGGCCACGGGCGCGGTGACTTCGAGGTGTCGATGGATGCGCTGAAATTTTTCACGACCTTCGGTTCGTCGGAATTTGCAGTGCGCGAGTTTTTACGGCGCGATTTGCGGCGGACCCTGGCGGTGATGGAGGCGTGGTCGCGCGACGGGGACGAGGCGGTGCGGCGGCTGGCGAGCGAGGGCTGCCGCCCGCGCCTGCCGTGGTCATTCCGACTGGAGGCGCTCGTGGCCGATCCGTCGCCGGTCGCGCCGATCCTCGAAAACCTGAGGAGCGATCCGAGCCTGTATGTGCGGAAATCCGTCGGCAACCACCTCAATGACATCACGAAGGACCATCCCGAGTGGGTGCTGCGGCGCATCGCAGGCTGGCCGTTGGAGGATCCGCACACGGCCTGGATCGTGAAACGGGCATTGCGCACGCTGATCAAAAAGGGCGACCGCCAGGCGCTGGCGGTTGTCGGCGCCGGGGAAAAACCGCGGGTGCGCATCAGCGGCTTTCTCGTCGAGCCGCCCTCGGTCAGGCTGGGCGGGCGCGTCGCGTTTTCGTTCCGACTGGAATCAGCGGCGCGGAAGGCGCAGCGGCTGGTGGTCGATTACGCGGTGCACTACGTCAAGAAAGGCGGCGGAACGTCGGCGAAGGTCTTCAAGTTGAAGGAATTCACGCTCGCGGCGGGCGCGGCGGCGGAGATCGCAAAGAGCCAGAGTATCCAGAATTTTACCACACGCACGCATCATCCCGGACGGCACGTCATCGACGTGCTGGTGAACGGCGAGCGCCTCGCCGGCGGCTGGTTTGACCTGCTGCGATGA
- a CDS encoding LacI family DNA-binding transcriptional regulator, whose translation MPQTTTVSMREIAAAAGVSVSTVSLALRNSSKISAKRRDTILKLVEKMGYRSDPRISELMVHLRSARADRSPSNIAFVIPELTRDQVRHYSPILCMLDGVREMADAVGFEVDVFHLADPGMNTKRLRSILIARGIRGVIIAPFASGVAEIDFDISGFSVATAGYSIVKPRLHRACPHYQQMMDEMLETCTELGHRRLGLVMTYNEGGIGHKLFTSSFLYYQSKIPESDRIPILPKPEISPVHLRRWLDTHRPEVVISAASVYHLLHDIGVSIPQDVSFASIDLSEPPTDAAGADQRYQLVGREALTLVLSQLNLNLTGEPDDPRVLLVDSHQREGFSLVAKNSRPLRKKKIFTPHRQPTTPAFLGFLH comes from the coding sequence ATGCCCCAGACAACGACGGTAAGCATGAGGGAAATCGCCGCGGCGGCCGGAGTATCCGTTTCCACCGTTTCGCTTGCCTTGCGCAATAGCTCCAAGATCTCCGCCAAACGCCGTGACACCATCCTGAAGCTGGTCGAAAAAATGGGCTACCGCAGCGATCCGCGCATCTCCGAGTTGATGGTGCATCTGCGCTCGGCCCGCGCCGACCGCTCGCCGTCCAACATCGCCTTTGTCATCCCCGAGCTTACGCGCGACCAGGTGCGCCACTACAGCCCGATCCTTTGCATGCTCGACGGCGTGCGCGAGATGGCCGACGCGGTCGGCTTCGAGGTGGACGTGTTTCATCTTGCCGACCCGGGCATGAACACGAAACGCCTGCGCTCCATCCTCATCGCGCGCGGCATCCGCGGCGTGATCATCGCGCCGTTTGCCAGCGGGGTCGCGGAAATCGACTTCGACATCAGCGGCTTCTCCGTGGCCACCGCCGGCTACAGCATCGTGAAACCCCGCCTGCATCGCGCCTGCCCGCACTACCAGCAGATGATGGACGAGATGCTGGAGACCTGCACCGAGCTGGGCCACCGCCGCCTCGGGCTCGTGATGACCTACAACGAGGGCGGCATCGGGCACAAGCTCTTCACCTCGTCGTTCCTTTATTACCAGTCGAAAATCCCCGAGTCCGACCGCATCCCCATCCTGCCCAAGCCGGAAATCTCGCCCGTGCACCTGCGGCGCTGGCTCGATACTCACCGGCCCGAGGTCGTCATCAGCGCGGCGAGCGTGTATCACCTGCTGCATGACATCGGCGTGAGCATTCCGCAGGATGTCTCGTTTGCCAGCATCGACCTTTCGGAGCCGCCCACCGACGCCGCCGGCGCCGACCAGCGCTACCAGCTCGTCGGACGGGAGGCGCTCACGCTCGTGCTCAGTCAGCTCAACCTCAACCTCACGGGCGAGCCCGACGACCCTCGGGTGCTGCTCGTGGACAGTCATCAGCGCGAGGGCTTCTCGCTCGTTGCGAAAAACAGCCGTCCGCTCCGGAAGAAAAAGATCTTCACCCCGCACCGCCAACCCACCACGCCGGCGTTCCTCGGGTTTCTGCATTGA